DNA sequence from the Coffea eugenioides isolate CCC68of chromosome 9, Ceug_1.0, whole genome shotgun sequence genome:
CGGTTTTTGAATCCTTCTGATTCACTTGAATCTTTTTCgagtaaagaaaatgaaaatcagacTCATCAGTTCCAGCATTCCTCTATTTCATCTGTTTCTTCACTGAAGTCTCCGATGTCCCAGCCACTCAAGGTTCTTGATCCGAATGGGGCGGTTGAAAGGTCAAGAATAAAGTCAATTAAGGGGAATTATAACCAGGGTTTTGCAGATAAGCCGATTTTGAGGAGTAACAATGAAGGGGAGGTTCATGATGAGAAGAAGATTGATAAGGAAATTGAGGAAATTGAGATGGAAATCAGCAGGCTTTCTTCAAGATTAGAGGCTTTGAAGATTGAAAAGGCTGAGAAAAGTGTGAAAATGtctgaaaagaaaggaaggatTGTGGCTGCAAAGTTTATGGATCGAAAACTGGTTGGCAAGAATGcagaggagaagaaaaagattgaagaAAGTTTGGCTACGAGTGCGAAAACCAAGGTTCAGAGAAGAGGGCTAAGTTTGGGTCCATCAGAGATTATGGCTGGGGCAAGAAGGGGTATGAGTTTGGGACCATCTGAGATACTTTCTGATGTCAAATCCCGGCAATTTGGTAAAAAAGAGAGTACGATTACCCCTGTTCAGCCTATTCAGAGTAGGCGAAAATCGTGTTTCTGGAAGCTGCAAGATATTGCAGAAGAGAAGGTGACtaaagaaaggagaaaaagcTTGAGTGTTAGTCCGAAATCAAGAAAAAATTTAGCAGGAAAAACTCAGGGTTCAAGGCAGGCAGTCACCACAGTTGCATCAAAGAAGACTGTGAAGAAAGAAGAGATGTTTGGTAACTCTGTTCAACCGAAAAAGTTGTTCAAAGATGCTGAAAAGTCAGTTACAGCTACTAATAAGAAGCCATTGAGGCCAGGGAGGGTTGTTGCGAGCCGCTATAATCAGAGTAGTAGTCAGACCTCAGCAATGAGAAAGAGATCTTTGCCTGAAAATGATAAGGATGAAAACAAGAGATGTGATAAGAAACGCTCTCTGTCAGCTGGGAAATCGCGTGAAACACTGCCAGAAAAGAAGAATTTAGGTACTGAGAGCAGCAGGGTGAAGAAGAGGTGGGAAATTCCCACTGATCTTGTTGTTCATAGTTCTGAAGCTGAGAGTTCTTCTCCAACGACCTCTGTCGTGCCTGAAATACTTCCAAGAATTCGTATTGCTCGGTGCATTAATGAGACCCCCAGGGACTCTGGACCAGCCAAAAGGGTAGCTGACTTGATAGGAAGGAAGCAATATTTTGCTGAGGATGAAGAGGAGGAGCCATCATCATTGTGCCAAGCCCTAAGTTTTGCTGATGATGAGGTTTAAATATCtgataaaaatgatgaaaatcatGGAGGTCTCTCAGTCTCCACAATCTATTTCTTGATTCTAGTTCTATGAAATTTAAGTCAATTGATGCTTGAGTCTGTAAACTTTGGTAAGCAGGTGAGCATTCTTGTGCTCACTCCTAAGTGATACATGAGATTATGGATCAATCCTCTCATCTATGGTGTATCTGCAATAAGCTGTTCTATGGATTTAT
Encoded proteins:
- the LOC113783602 gene encoding uncharacterized protein LOC113783602, whose protein sequence is MSVLQYPEEMNSSDLQIWNNAAFDNGDSEDSSAILKRSWSPLKPRFLNPSDSLESFSSKENENQTHQFQHSSISSVSSLKSPMSQPLKVLDPNGAVERSRIKSIKGNYNQGFADKPILRSNNEGEVHDEKKIDKEIEEIEMEISRLSSRLEALKIEKAEKSVKMSEKKGRIVAAKFMDRKLVGKNAEEKKKIEESLATSAKTKVQRRGLSLGPSEIMAGARRGMSLGPSEILSDVKSRQFGKKESTITPVQPIQSRRKSCFWKLQDIAEEKVTKERRKSLSVSPKSRKNLAGKTQGSRQAVTTVASKKTVKKEEMFGNSVQPKKLFKDAEKSVTATNKKPLRPGRVVASRYNQSSSQTSAMRKRSLPENDKDENKRCDKKRSLSAGKSRETLPEKKNLGTESSRVKKRWEIPTDLVVHSSEAESSSPTTSVVPEILPRIRIARCINETPRDSGPAKRVADLIGRKQYFAEDEEEEPSSLCQALSFADDEV